TCTCGGCCAGCGCCAGGGTGGTCGGGGTCAGGTAGTCGGTGGCGGTCAGCCACACCGCGTCGCTGTCGTTGCTGTCGACCGCGGACACGCCCAGCGTGCCGAAGGCCGGCGCGCCGACGAAGCGGCTGGTCTGCCAGCCATTGGCGCCCGGGGTCAGCACCGACAGGCGGTTCTTGACGTCATCCAGCACGTTCAGCACCAGATGGCTCTTGGTCCAGGTGGCGCCGGCCAGCGAGGTGGTCGCAGTCGGGGTGAACAACACGTCGAACTCGCGCTTGCCGGCCAGGAAGTCATCCAGCCTGGTCGCCAGCAGCGAACCGGACGCATAGGTCTTGCCACCCACGGTCCACGGATCACGCAGCTCCAGGGTCAGCCACTGCTTGTGCAGGCCCTTCTCGGCCGAGTTCGGCGCGTCGATCTTGGTCAGCGTGCCATCGTCGCCGCGCAGGTAGATCTCGTTGTTGTAGAACGCCAGCGTGCGGCTGACCAGGTTGCGTTCGAAGCCCGGAGTGTCATCGTGCATCGCCGCGATGTACATGTCTTCCGGCTTGCCTTCATACACCACGCTGGCGGAGGCCATCGGCGTACCACGCTTCCACAGCTTGGCCACGCGCGGGTAGCCGGAGGTGGTCATCGAGCCGGCACCGAAGTCGGTGTAGACGAACACGGTGTCGCGATCGATCCAGTTCAGGCCACCCTTCGACTCGGGACGGAAGAAGCCGTCCTTGATCCAGCTCTTGCTGGATAGATCGAATTCGCGGGTGACGTCGGCATCGGCACCACCGCGCGACAGCGCGATCAGGCAGCGGCTGTAGTCCGGGCGCAGGCAGTCGGCGCCGTGCCAGACCCAGTTCTCGCCCTCGGCCTTGTTCAGCGCATCCAGGTCGAGCACGGTTTCCCACTGCGGCGAGGCCTTGCGGTACTCGGCCAGCGTGGTGCGCCGCCACAGGCCGCGCTCGTGCTGCTGGTCCTTCCAGAAGTTGTAGTAGTAGTCGCCGATCTTCTGCACGGCGGGAATCTTGGCGTCGGAGTCGAGCACCTCGCGGATGCTGGTCTCCATCTGCTTGAAAGCCGGGGTCTGCGCCAGGCGCGCTTCGGACTTGGCGTTCTGTTCCTTGACCCAGGACAGCGGCTTGTCGCCGGTGACGTCCTCCAGCCAGGCGTAGCGATCGGTGTCTTCAGCGGCCACGGCGGTCCCCACCGAGGCAGCGGTCATCATGCCGGCCAACAGGCAGGCGGAAGCGAGTCGAGACATTGCAGCTCCAGGCAGTCATAAGCCGTGGAACGCTAGCATGGATCGCTGCAGCCGCCCCCGTGTCGAAGGTCAGGCCGCGGCGGTCGAGCTACGGCGGCCACCACGGACGGCGCCACGGCCGCGGCGTCGCGCCTGTCCACCGGTGCGACGGGCCAGCCGCAACCACGACAGGCGCGGCGCAGGGAAGCGCAGCAGCGCCCACCAGGCCACCAGCGGCATGCCCACCAGCCACATCGGCAGCCAGCCCAGCCAGGCGTTGCTGCCACGCGCGGCTGGCCAGACCAGTACCAGCGCCAGGCCGGCCAGAGCGACCTGACGCACGCTGCGCAGCAGGCGCGGATGGGCGCGTTCAATGATGACGCGTTCAGTTGCAGGGCGACGAACGGAACGAGCGTTCATGGGGCTTCTCCGGTGGACAATGCAACACAGCTTGGGCAAGGCCCTTCTCACAGGTTGCGACACCATTGACGGATCGCGTGCACACAGTCGACCATGCGCGTGCAAGCCCACTGGAGCCCGCTCCCGCATGACTTCGATCCGCCCGCTCTGCGCCGCGCTGCTGGCCCTTTCCCTGGCCGGCCCCGCCGTGGCCGCCAGTGAGCCGCCGTCGCCCCGTACCAGCGCCTCTGGTGCGGCTGCCCTGGACGCACCGATCGACCTGAAGCGCTTCATGGGCACCTGGTACGTGATCGGCCGCGTGCCGAACTTCATCGAACGTGGCCATGTCGCCAGCGTCAACGAGTACGAACTGCGCGACGCACACAAGGTCGGCATCACCTACCGCTACCGTGATGGCTTCGGCGAACCGCTGCAGGAAGTGCGTGCCCGCGCCAGCGTCGACCCGGACAGCGGCAACCACGGCTGGCGTACCTGGTTCTACCGCGTCGTGCCGACCCATTCGCGGGTGCTGGAAGTGGCACCGGATTATTCCTGGGCGCTGATCGGCTACCCCGGCCGTGAGATGGCCTGGATCTTCTCGCGCACCCCGGACATGGACAAAGGCCTCTACAAGGAGCTGGCCGAGCGCCTGCGCGACGAGTACGGCGTGAACACCGACAAGCTCAAGCGCGTGCCGCAGCACCCCGAGCAGGTCGGCAAGCTGGGCTACGAAGTGCCGAACGTGCGTTGACCGCATGTGGAATAGCCGGCCAGCGGCCGGCACTACCGTTTCCAGACAATGGGTTAGAGCCGGCCGCTGGCCGGCTGCCGCGATGCACCGGGCGACGCCGGGGCAGCACGGGGCGCCGCGTCATTTGCGGCTGTAATGCGCGACCAGGCGGTCGCCGAGCATCTGCAGCAGCTGCACCAGGATCAGCAGCAGGACCACCGTGACCAGGGCCACGTCGGTGTGCGAGCGCTGGTAGCCATCGCGGAACGCCAGGTCGCCGAGGCCACCGGAACCGATCGCGCCGCCCATCGCCGTGAAACCAATCAGCGCCACGGTGGTGACCGTCGCACCGGCAATCAGGCCGGGGCGCGCTTCGGGCAGCAGCACGCGGGTGACCAGCTGCCAGGTGGTGGCGCCCATCGCCTGGGTCGCCTCGATCACGCCCCGGTCGACTTCACGCAGCGCGGTCTCGACCAAGCGCGCATAGAATGGTGCCGCGCCGATCACCAGCGGCACGATCGCACCGCGCACGCCCAGCGAGGTTCCCATCAGGAGCAGGGTGACCGGGATCAGCACGATCATCAGGATGATGAAGGGCACCGAACGCAGCAGGTTCACCACCAGCGCCAGCACGCCATAGGCGAACGGCCGGCGCTTCATCTGCGGTGCGCCGAACAGGTACAGCAGCACACCCAGCGGCAGGCCGATGGCCAGGGTCAGCGGCAGCGAACCGAGCAGCATCAGCAACGTGTCGATGGTGGCCTGGCCGATGTCGGCCCACTTGCCCGCATCCAGGTGGCGGAAGAAGCCGCCGGCAGTAGCGATGATCATCGACGCAGCTCCTCAACATGCACGCCGGCGGCCACGAACGCGGCCTGCGCGGCGGACTGGTCGCCGCCCACCAGGGCGACCACCAGCTGGCCATACGGGGTGTCCTTGATCCGGTCGATACGGCCGGACAGGATGTTGTAGTCGACCCCGGTCTGCCGCGCGACGCTGCCGAGCAGGGGTTCGTAGGTGTCGCCGCCGAGGAAGGTCAGGCGCACGATGCGGCCCCCGACCACGTCGAAATCGCGGTGCAGCGCGCCCTCGTCCACATGCTCCGATTCGCTGACGAACCGGCGCGTGGTCGGGTGCTGCGGGTGCAGGAACACGCGGGTGACCGGCCCGGTCTCGACCATCTGGCCGGCGTCGAGCACGGCCACGCGGTCGCAGACGCGGCGGATCACATCCATCTCATGGGTGATCAGCACGATGGTCAGGCCCAGCTCGCGATTGATCTTCGACAGCAGCGACAGCACAGACGCGGTGGTCTGCGGGTCAAGCGCACTGGTCGCCTCGTCGCACAGCAGGATCTGCGGACGGGTCGCCAGCGCACGCGCAATGCCCACGCGCTGCTTCTGTCCGCCGGACAGCTGTGCCGGGTACTTCTGCGCATGCGCTTCCAGGCCAACGGTCTGCAGCAGCTCGGCCACACGCGCGTCGATTTCCGCTTTCGGCGTGCCGGCCAGCTCCAGCGGGAAGGCCACATTGCCGGCCACGGTGCGCGAGGACAGCAGGTTGAAGTGCTGGAAGATCATGCCGATGCGCCGGCGCAGCGCGCGCAGGCCGTCCGCGTCCAGCGCGGTGACATCCTCGCCGCCGATCAGCAGACGGCCACCGCTGGGCTCTTCCAGGCGGTTGATCATGCGGATCAACGTCGACTTGCCGGCGCCGGAATGGCCGATGATGCCGAATACCTCACCAGCTTCGATGGTCAGGTCCAGCGGTTGCAGCGCGCTGACTTCGCGGCCGGCAACGGCATAGGATTTGTGCAGGCGCTGGAACTCGATCACGGGCGTGGCTCACCGGCTGGGTGACGGAAGGGGGCGTGCAGCCTACCAGCGCCGGCGCTCGCGCGCCCGCGCCATGGGCCAGAATGTTATTCCTTTTGGTTCTAAGGCGCCCGTGACGGTGATTGAGCCGAGGTCAGAGCCCCTGCGGGGATCCGGCCCCGGGGTCGGATCCCCGCAGGGGCTCTGACCCCATTCCCCGGCCGACCCAGCTCAGGGATGATCAAGCGGCTTCGGCGGTTCCTGCCGGTTCACCCGCTCGCGGTGCAGCAGGTACAGCCCGGACGCCACGATGATCGCCGCACCCACCCAGGTATAGCCGTCCGGCAGCTGGCCCCAGAAGGCCAGGTCCCAACCGATCACCCAGACCAGGCCGCTGTACTCCAACGGCGCGATCATCGACGCCTCGCCCAGCTGGAAGGCCTTGGTCAGGGCGATCTGGCCCAGTGCCCCGGCCAGGCCCATGCCGGCGATGAGCGGCGCATGTGCCAGCTGCAGCGGTACCCAGCCGGGAAGGGCCAGCAGGCCCGCGCCGATCGCCATGATCACCAGGAACCAGACCACCATCGACTGCGAAGTATCGGTGCGGGTCAGCAGGCTGACCGTGATCGCAGCCACGGCATAGGCGGTGGCCGCGGCGAGCACCATCAGCCCCGGCACCGAGATGAAGCCATCCACGCCCGGCCGCAGCACCACCAGCACGCCAACCAGGCCGATGCCGATGGCCACCCAGCGCCGCGGCCCGACCCGTTCACCGAGCAGCGGTACCGAGAGTGCAGCGATCAGCAGCGGCGCAACGAAATAGATGGTGTAGGCGGTGGACAGCGGCAGGTCGCGCAGGGCGAACACGAAGCACCCGATCATCGCCATGCCCAGCGCGCCACGCAGCAGGTGCAGGCCCCAGCGCCGCGGCACCAGCGAGCGCGGGCCGGCACTGACCAGCACCCACACCAGCACGAACGGCAACGAGGCCGCGCCGCGCAGGAAGGTCACTTCCAGGGTGGGGTAGCTGGCCGACAGCTGCTTCATGCCAGCGTCCATCAGCGAAAAACAGGCGACCGCAGCGACCATCCAGGCCACCGCACGCGAGGGGGAGCGTTGCACGTTCATGCCCCATTATCGCCGACCGCGCGCCCCGCCGGGCGCCGGGCATGGGCGCCGCGATAGAATGGCCGCCACTGAATTCCGCGGAGCCACGCCCATGCCTTCCTTCGACGTCGTGTCCGAAGTCGACACCCACGAGCTGACCAACGCCATCGACCAAGCCAACCGCGAACTGGCCACCCGCTTCGACTTCAAGGGCGTGGATGCCAAGTTCGAACGCGATGGCGACGTGATCAATCAGTTCGCGCCGACCGAATTCCAGCTCAAGCAGATGAACGACATCCTGCGTGCACGCCTGGCCGCGCGCGGCATCGATGTGCTCAGCCTGGAGTTCGGCGACATCGAGACCAACCTGGCCCAGGCCCGGCAGAAGATCACCGTCAAGCAGGGCATCGAGCAGAAGATCGCCAAGAAGATCGCCGCCGCGCTGAAGGAAGCGAAGCTGAAGGTGGAGAGCCAGATCAACGGCGACAAGCTGCGCGTGCAGGGCAAGAAGCGCGATGACCTGCAGGATGCCATCGCCGTGCTCAAGGCCGGCAAGTTCGAGCTGCCGCTGCAGTTCAACAATTTCCGCGATTGATCTGCCCGCCGGGCATGGCCCGGCGGACTGCAACGTCAACCGCGCAGCAGCTTGTACAGCGTGGTGCGCGAGATACCCAGCTGGCGCGCGGCCAGGCTCAGATTGCCATCCGCCGCCTGCGCGGCACGGCGCGCCGCTTCACGCTGCTGATCACGCAACAGCGGTGCATCCATCGTCGCCGCTGAAGGCCGTTGCGCGCTGCGGCCAGCGACCTTGCGCGGCGCCTGCAGGTGCTGCAGGTAAACCGCACTGCCCTCGCCCACCCGCACCCGATGCGGCGCCCCGGGTTGCAGCAGGCGCCGCCGCTGCGCGGCACTGGCGCCGGCAAACACGCTTTCCAGGTTCAACAACGGCAACGGTCCCCGACGCGGCAGGCCCAGCAGGCGCCGCGCAACACGGTTGGCCGCGCGCAGCTGGCCATCCTCCTGCACCGCCAGCAACCCCTGCAATGGTGACGCCAACCAGCGCGGATCGTGCTGCAGCGCCAACAGATGCACGTCGGCAAGCGCGTGGAACAGCCGGTTCTCGCTGGCCAGCGCGGCCTGCCGAAAATAGCCCTGCAACAACGATGGATCACGCTCACCCAGGCCGGTGATGTCGATCACCCCGCATACCTGCCCATCGAGATCGTGCAGTGGCTCGCTGAGGCAGAACACCGGGGCGAAGCGCTGCAGGTAGTGTTCATTGCCCCGTACCAGCGCAGGCAGGTCGTCGGCCAGGCTGACCGCCGGCGCCGTGGTGCCGATCTCGCCCTCGCCCAGCCTCCGCCCAACCTGGATCGGACGCAGCAGCGGTGCATCTTCCAGGCCATGGGCCTGCTGCGCGATCACCATGCCCTCACGGTTGGCACAGAACATCGTCCAGCCACGCCCGCCAAAGGCAGCCCACAGCTGTTCCAGCTCCGGCCGCACGCAGCGCGCGAGCCGACGGTCGCCGGAATCGGAAAGATGCCGGCCGTCACCCAGCAACGGACGATAGTCCGGCTCCTGCCCGGGCAGCAGGCCCGCCGCGCGCGAACGCAGCCATGACTGCTGCAGCGGCAGCGGCAACACGCCCAATGAACGCGCATCGCCCTCGGCGAAGGCGGCGCGTGCCGCCACCAACTGCTGTTGCCCGACTGTCGTGGCCATCATGAAGGCAGCGTACACCCGTCGGCGGCAACGCCACGTTACGTTCCGACAACGGAATGTTTCCGCCAGCGGGTCAAACAAGGGGTCAGAGCCGTTTTCCTTTGGAAAACGGATCCGACCCCGTGCCGACCAACAGCAGCGGGAACCTGTCGAAGGCGGGGTGGGCCCGGTTGCGGGGCGTGAGCGCCATGGATGGCGCGACCGAGCTTACATGGACGTACTTGCAGCGCCCCCCGCAACCGGAGCCACCCCGCCATCCCACGGAATGCCCGCTTTTGCCATTGCCGTGGACGTTGCTTCGGCGGGTGCAGGGCGCAGCCCTGCAACCCCACCCTCTGCTCAGGCCGCGATGCGCAGGATCGGCTTGAGCGTGATTCCCTTCGTACTGTCCTCCGCCGCCTGGTTGATCTGTTCCAGCGGGTAGAACCTCACAAGCTTGTCGAACGGGAAGCGGCCCTGCTGGAACAGCGTCACCAGCTGTGGAATGAACACCTGCGGCACGCTGTCGCCTTCCACGATGCCGCGGATGCTGCGGCCACCGAGCAGCAGGTTGTTCACATCGAAGCTGGCGGTGGTACCCAGCTTCGGTGCCCCCACCACGCCCATCATCCCCAAGCCACCCAGTGCCTCGATACCGGCCGACAGCACTTCCGGGCGACCGGTCGATTCCAGTGCGAAATCAGCACCACCGCCAGTGATCGCGCGCACGGCCTCGACCACATCGGTCTCGCGGCTGTTGACCACGTGGGTGGCACCCAGTTCCAGCGCCAGCTCAAGACGCGAGGGCACCACGTCGATGGCGATGATGGTGGTGGCGCCGGCCACCTTGGCCGCCATCACCGCGCTCAGGCCCACAGCACCGGCGCCGTAGCTGGCGAAGCTGCTGCCCGAACGCACCTGCAGCGAATTGAGGACCGCACCGGCACCGGTCTGGATGCCGCAGCCCAGCGGGCCCAGCAGTTCCAGCGGCGCGTCGTCGGGCACCTTGATCGCGTTGATCTCGCGCGCGATGGCGAAGGTGGCAAACGAAGACTGCGCGAAGAAATGGTCGTGCAGCGGCTGGCCCTGCGCATCGGTGATCGCGGTATGGCCGTGGCCATCATCGCCACCGAAGTTCAGCGCAAAGAAGTCCTTGCAGTAGGCACCATGACCGCCCCGGCACGGGTTGCAGTGGCCGCAGGCGCCGTAGGTCAGCACCACGTGGTCGCCCACCTTGAGGTCGCGCACGTTGGGGCCAACCGCTTCCACGATGCCGGCACCTTCGTGGCCGAGCACCGCAGGCAAAGGCACCGGGTAGTACTGATCGCGCACGATCAGATCGGTGTGGCACAGGCCGGTCGCCACCACCTTCACCAATACCTCGTCGTCCTGCGGGCCGCGCAGCCGGGCCTGCTCGATGACGAAGGGCTGTTCCTTGCCGCGTACCACGGCCGCAGTTATCTCGCGTGTTGTCGTGTTGCTGCTCATCGCAATGCTCCTTCGATCAGATCGGGTAGGCGGGCGCTTCGCCCTTGACGGTCAACCACTGCCACTGGGTGAACTCTTCTCCGTTGGCGGGGCCACCGATACTGGTGCCGTTGCCGGATGCACCGACGCCGCCGAAGGGATTGATCACGTCGTCGTTCACGGTCTGGTCGTTGATATGCAGCAGGCCGGTGCGCAGGCGCTCGCCGAGCTTCAACGCGCGCCCGACGTTGCTGGAGACGATGGCCATCGACAGGCCGTACTCGCTGTCGTTGGCCAGGCGCACGGCATCGTCGTCATCGTCGAACGGCACCACCACCGCCACTGGCGCGAAGATCTCTTCGTTGAAGGCTGGATTGTCGGCAGAGACGTTGCCAAGCACGGTCGGCGCGAAGAACAGATCGCGGTGCGTACCGCCGGCCTCCAGCGAGGCACCGGCCTGCAGCGCCTGCTCGACCACGCGCGCGGCGTGATCACGCTGGCCAGCATTGATCAGCGGACCGATGGCCACCTCTTCGCGTGCCGGATCTCCCACCTTCAGCGAATTGGCCTTGGCCACCAGCTTCTGCAGGAACGCATCATGGATCTTCCGATGCACCAGCACGCGGCCGGTCGCCATGCAGATCTGTCCCTGATGCAGGTAGACGCCCCACGCGGTGTTGGCCACCGCCAGGTCGAGGTCGGCATCATCGAGAATGATCAGCGAGTTCTTGCCGCCCAGCTCCAGCGACACCTTTTTCAGGTGCCTGCCCGCCGCTTCACCGACCTTGCGCCCGGCAGCGGTGGAACCGGTGAACTGGATCATCGCCACGTGCGGATCGCTGG
This genomic window from Stenotrophomonas maltophilia contains:
- a CDS encoding prolyl oligopeptidase family serine peptidase — its product is MSRLASACLLAGMMTAASVGTAVAAEDTDRYAWLEDVTGDKPLSWVKEQNAKSEARLAQTPAFKQMETSIREVLDSDAKIPAVQKIGDYYYNFWKDQQHERGLWRRTTLAEYRKASPQWETVLDLDALNKAEGENWVWHGADCLRPDYSRCLIALSRGGADADVTREFDLSSKSWIKDGFFRPESKGGLNWIDRDTVFVYTDFGAGSMTTSGYPRVAKLWKRGTPMASASVVYEGKPEDMYIAAMHDDTPGFERNLVSRTLAFYNNEIYLRGDDGTLTKIDAPNSAEKGLHKQWLTLELRDPWTVGGKTYASGSLLATRLDDFLAGKREFDVLFTPTATTSLAGATWTKSHLVLNVLDDVKNRLSVLTPGANGWQTSRFVGAPAFGTLGVSAVDSNDSDAVWLTATDYLTPTTLALAEIGQAPETLKTMPAFFDAKGKVIEQHFATSKDGTRVPYFVVHDKAMKLDGSNPTLLYGYGGFEISLTPGYSGGMGRAWLEKGGVYVVANIRGGGEYGPRWHQAALKQNRHKAYEDMAAVARDLVKRKITTAKHLGVQGGSNGGLLTGNMLTQYPELFGAVVVQVPLLDMKRYSHLLAGASWMAEYGNPDTSDWEFIKTFSPYHLFDAKKNYPPVLFTTSTRDDRVHPGHARKMAAKMIDAGKDVTYYENIEGGHGGAANNAQAAHMSALAYSFLWERLGGK
- a CDS encoding lipocalin family protein — translated: MTSIRPLCAALLALSLAGPAVAASEPPSPRTSASGAAALDAPIDLKRFMGTWYVIGRVPNFIERGHVASVNEYELRDAHKVGITYRYRDGFGEPLQEVRARASVDPDSGNHGWRTWFYRVVPTHSRVLEVAPDYSWALIGYPGREMAWIFSRTPDMDKGLYKELAERLRDEYGVNTDKLKRVPQHPEQVGKLGYEVPNVR
- a CDS encoding methionine ABC transporter permease, which produces MIIATAGGFFRHLDAGKWADIGQATIDTLLMLLGSLPLTLAIGLPLGVLLYLFGAPQMKRRPFAYGVLALVVNLLRSVPFIILMIVLIPVTLLLMGTSLGVRGAIVPLVIGAAPFYARLVETALREVDRGVIEATQAMGATTWQLVTRVLLPEARPGLIAGATVTTVALIGFTAMGGAIGSGGLGDLAFRDGYQRSHTDVALVTVVLLLILVQLLQMLGDRLVAHYSRK
- a CDS encoding methionine ABC transporter ATP-binding protein, giving the protein MIEFQRLHKSYAVAGREVSALQPLDLTIEAGEVFGIIGHSGAGKSTLIRMINRLEEPSGGRLLIGGEDVTALDADGLRALRRRIGMIFQHFNLLSSRTVAGNVAFPLELAGTPKAEIDARVAELLQTVGLEAHAQKYPAQLSGGQKQRVGIARALATRPQILLCDEATSALDPQTTASVLSLLSKINRELGLTIVLITHEMDVIRRVCDRVAVLDAGQMVETGPVTRVFLHPQHPTTRRFVSESEHVDEGALHRDFDVVGGRIVRLTFLGGDTYEPLLGSVARQTGVDYNILSGRIDRIKDTPYGQLVVALVGGDQSAAQAAFVAAGVHVEELRR
- a CDS encoding DMT family transporter is translated as MNVQRSPSRAVAWMVAAVACFSLMDAGMKQLSASYPTLEVTFLRGAASLPFVLVWVLVSAGPRSLVPRRWGLHLLRGALGMAMIGCFVFALRDLPLSTAYTIYFVAPLLIAALSVPLLGERVGPRRWVAIGIGLVGVLVVLRPGVDGFISVPGLMVLAAATAYAVAAITVSLLTRTDTSQSMVVWFLVIMAIGAGLLALPGWVPLQLAHAPLIAGMGLAGALGQIALTKAFQLGEASMIAPLEYSGLVWVIGWDLAFWGQLPDGYTWVGAAIIVASGLYLLHRERVNRQEPPKPLDHP
- a CDS encoding YajQ family cyclic di-GMP-binding protein encodes the protein MPSFDVVSEVDTHELTNAIDQANRELATRFDFKGVDAKFERDGDVINQFAPTEFQLKQMNDILRARLAARGIDVLSLEFGDIETNLAQARQKITVKQGIEQKIAKKIAAALKEAKLKVESQINGDKLRVQGKKRDDLQDAIAVLKAGKFELPLQFNNFRD
- a CDS encoding helix-turn-helix domain-containing protein, giving the protein MATTVGQQQLVAARAAFAEGDARSLGVLPLPLQQSWLRSRAAGLLPGQEPDYRPLLGDGRHLSDSGDRRLARCVRPELEQLWAAFGGRGWTMFCANREGMVIAQQAHGLEDAPLLRPIQVGRRLGEGEIGTTAPAVSLADDLPALVRGNEHYLQRFAPVFCLSEPLHDLDGQVCGVIDITGLGERDPSLLQGYFRQAALASENRLFHALADVHLLALQHDPRWLASPLQGLLAVQEDGQLRAANRVARRLLGLPRRGPLPLLNLESVFAGASAAQRRRLLQPGAPHRVRVGEGSAVYLQHLQAPRKVAGRSAQRPSAATMDAPLLRDQQREAARRAAQAADGNLSLAARQLGISRTTLYKLLRG
- a CDS encoding NAD(P)-dependent alcohol dehydrogenase — encoded protein: MSSNTTTREITAAVVRGKEQPFVIEQARLRGPQDDEVLVKVVATGLCHTDLIVRDQYYPVPLPAVLGHEGAGIVEAVGPNVRDLKVGDHVVLTYGACGHCNPCRGGHGAYCKDFFALNFGGDDGHGHTAITDAQGQPLHDHFFAQSSFATFAIAREINAIKVPDDAPLELLGPLGCGIQTGAGAVLNSLQVRSGSSFASYGAGAVGLSAVMAAKVAGATTIIAIDVVPSRLELALELGATHVVNSRETDVVEAVRAITGGGADFALESTGRPEVLSAGIEALGGLGMMGVVGAPKLGTTASFDVNNLLLGGRSIRGIVEGDSVPQVFIPQLVTLFQQGRFPFDKLVRFYPLEQINQAAEDSTKGITLKPILRIAA
- a CDS encoding benzaldehyde dehydrogenase, which gives rise to MTASSPWLPDALWAGAFFDGRWQAAEQRQLVIEPATGNTLGEIGLADPAQVARSAAAAAQAQQAWASAPYEQRAEVMRKAARLAEENIDTLVEWLVRESGSTRLKAGFEAKVTIKALHEAAALPSRSVGEILPSEPGRLNLARRRPLGVVGVISPFNFPLYLAMRAVAPAIALGNAVVLKPDPRTAVCGGAVIARLFEQAGLPAGVLHMLPGDGAAGAALTSDPHVAMIQFTGSTAAGRKVGEAAGRHLKKVSLELGGKNSLIILDDADLDLAVANTAWGVYLHQGQICMATGRVLVHRKIHDAFLQKLVAKANSLKVGDPAREEVAIGPLINAGQRDHAARVVEQALQAGASLEAGGTHRDLFFAPTVLGNVSADNPAFNEEIFAPVAVVVPFDDDDDAVRLANDSEYGLSMAIVSSNVGRALKLGERLRTGLLHINDQTVNDDVINPFGGVGASGNGTSIGGPANGEEFTQWQWLTVKGEAPAYPI